In the Acidobacteriota bacterium genome, GCGGCGGCTCCTGGGGATCCCCCGCGCGGTGGAGATCTCGGCGCTGATCCCCGTGGGCTACCCGGCGGGCGGGGGGGAGACGGAACCGCCCGGGGCCGGGGGAACGGGCCCGGCGGTGATCGGCGAGACGCCCGCGGCCGGCGGGGCCGCCCGGCGCAACCCCCTCGAAACGATGGCCTGGATGAACCGCTACGAGGGGGACCCGGTCTGATCAGACCCGGAAGTTGACCAGGGCGCCGATGTTGCCGAACTCCTCCATGCCGACCCCCTCGTAGTACTGCTTCACGGTGCAGTTGAGGTTCAGGGCCCGATCGACGGCCTCGGTGACCACGTCGGGCGTTTCGAGCATCGCGGCGCCACAGAGCGGGCACCGCAGGTCCAGGATCCCCAGGCCGGGGCACGCGGGGCAGCGGGTGCCGCGGGCGCTGAAGTCCCTCGACAGGTGCAGGGTGCCCACGGCCTGGGCGTTGAGGTGCCGGAGCACGTCTTCCAGCCCGGCCACCGCGTTTTTCCCGGACTTCAGGGCATCGCGGAACAGGTCGATCCCGTGGCACTGTTCCTTGAAACAGACCGCCTTCTCCACGCGAAGGGACCGCTCGAGGACCTCGTGGTCGGGGGCGTTTTCCGCGATGTCGATGTGGGCGGCCAGCCGGCTGCGCAGGTAGGGGTGCAGGGTGGCTTCGAAGTCCTTGAGGTACTCGGGGCGGCACCCCACGATCAGCCAGGCGAAATGGTCCCGCTTGTACAGGTCGAACAGCGTGTCCGCCACGTGGCGGAAATGGTCCCCCACCTTCCGGTTGAGCTTGCGCTCGGCCCGCTTGTCCTCGTAACCGCCCCGCTCCCCGCCCTGTGCCTTCCCGGGAACGTGGTCACGGAAGTCCCGTTTCTCCAGGATGGCGCCCTGGTAGACCAGGAACATCCGGGCGGAGACGCGGTCCGTCAGGACCGTGCAGAAGCGGTGGTACTCCCCCTCCTGGAACTGGAGGGGGCGGAGCCAGGGGGAGCGGCCGAAGAAGACGCGGTCCCGGGGCGGGCGGGGAAGGGAGATGGCGTGGTAGAAACCCTCCGGGTGACAGGCGAAAACGGCCAGCCCGCGCATGTGAAAATCCTTCTGTCCCTGGACGATGCCCTTTTCGATCAGGTCGAGGCCGGCGAGGATCTCCCGCCGCGCCTCCCGGTCCGGTTCCAGCTCGGCACGGTGCTTCCCGAGGCGGATCAGGTCCCGGAGCCGGCTCTCCACCTGCCGGCGGTTGGAAACACGCCCGTCGGTGTCGAGGTAGAGGGACACCACGGTGTTCCGGGCGGTGGAAAAGGCCCGCAGCCTGTCGAGGTCTTCCTTGAAAAACATAATCCCTCCAGAGAATGGTGCGCATTACTCCCGGTTGTCCCAGATGAACAGCATGACCCTGGCGGCGTTGACCTGGTCCGTGCCCACCTCGATGGTCCAGGGCGACGGCGGCCTGGCCGGGGGCGGGAGCCGGTCGCGGTCGATCCGGATGGTGAGTTTCTGAAGGTGGATCTGCCGCCGGCCGTCCCTGACGGTCAGGGGCGTCGCCTTCACGTCCATGAACGGCTCGCACTTGACGGTCGTCACTTGGAAGGGGAAGTCGTACTGGAGGTAGACGACCCGCTCGGTCGGGCTGTATTTGAGGAATTCGCTCAGGGGCAGGTTCCGTTGTGACGGGAGGACCATGCCCCGGATGAAACCGCGAACCCGCAGAAGCTCGGACTGGGGGGTGGGCGTCGACGCGTCCGGTTTGCCTGTCGCCGGGTCGGTGAAGCCGTGATTGACCAGCCCCGGAATCGGGTCGCCGTGGAAACGGAGTTCCAGGGTGTCTTCGAAAAACCCTTCCTGGAGTGACGTGCGGAAAGAGAGGACCAGGCGGAAGCGGCCGGGTGCGAGGGCATCGACCTGGCCGGCCAGGACGCCTCGCGCGGACCGGACCTCGGAGAGGGCGGGCACCGCGGGCGAGTTCACGTCGACGGGGATGGGGTACCGAAACGACGGGACGTCGACGATCGCCACCTCCCCGAGGTCGATGTCCCGGTTCGGGATGTCGATCCGGTCGAACACGAAACCCTCGAAGCGGAAGAAAACGCTCTCCTTTTCGGGGTCGTTGGTGACCAGCCGGATGCCGTCCCAGAAGTCGCCGCGCTTTTCCCGGATGTCCACGCTCAGGGTCAGCGTGGTCTCGCCCCCGGGGGGGACCGTGGTCGACGGCAGGTCGTAGGTGGTGCAGGGGCACGGTTTCGTGACCTCGCCGAAGTGGAGCGGGGCCGTCCCCACGTTTTTCAGGGTGAAGGTG is a window encoding:
- a CDS encoding DUF1573 domain-containing protein, whose product is MTVSAWLATAVPAAGQVPAPPGDPAPQGVPRLLCEETAISVDRVPCNAPPLTHTFTLKNVGTAPLHFGEVTKPCPCTTYDLPSTTVPPGGETTLTLSVDIREKRGDFWDGIRLVTNDPEKESVFFRFEGFVFDRIDIPNRDIDLGEVAIVDVPSFRYPIPVDVNSPAVPALSEVRSARGVLAGQVDALAPGRFRLVLSFRTSLQEGFFEDTLELRFHGDPIPGLVNHGFTDPATGKPDASTPTPQSELLRVRGFIRGMVLPSQRNLPLSEFLKYSPTERVVYLQYDFPFQVTTVKCEPFMDVKATPLTVRDGRRQIHLQKLTIRIDRDRLPPPARPPSPWTIEVGTDQVNAARVMLFIWDNRE